From a region of the Rathayibacter sp. VKM Ac-2804 genome:
- the recN gene encoding DNA repair protein RecN, producing the protein MLEELQIRDLGVIAEATLPLGPGFTAVTGETGAGKTMVVTALGLVLGARSDASAVRSGSKQAWVSGRWLVPEEGAVADRVHDAGGDLDGPELLLARSVSAEGRGRAVVGGRSAPVSVLSELADQLVVVHGQSDQIRLRSAAAQRDALDRFGGPELGEALRDYASAFERWRANREELDELTTARESRAREAERLRSALAEIEVVAPQRGEDVELSTQSERLGSIEQLRIAAGEAREAVSSEELDGRDALGLVEIARRVLERAAEHDAALEPLTQTLGEASVLLGDVAAGLSSYLAELDLDGAHDLELIENRRAELSALARTYGPTLDDVLDLVDSSGLRLLELDGDDERIAALEADTAADADLVERLADRLTELRTAAAAELGARVSDELTALAMADARLHVQVGSANEPTVHGRDTVEMLLQPHTGATPRALAKGASGGELSRVMLAIEVVVAANDPVPTFVFDEVDAGVGGAAAIEIGRRLARLAETSQVIVVTHLAQVAAFATNHLRVEKGSDGSVTSSAVTQLDAEQRVSEMARLLSGLTDSENALAHARELLESSRRR; encoded by the coding sequence ATGCTCGAAGAGCTGCAGATCCGCGACCTCGGTGTCATCGCCGAGGCGACCCTCCCGCTCGGACCGGGATTCACCGCCGTCACCGGCGAGACCGGTGCGGGCAAGACCATGGTCGTGACCGCCCTGGGCCTCGTGCTCGGCGCGCGCTCCGACGCGTCCGCCGTCCGCTCCGGCAGCAAGCAGGCCTGGGTGTCGGGCCGCTGGCTCGTACCCGAGGAGGGCGCGGTCGCGGACCGCGTCCACGACGCCGGCGGCGACCTCGACGGCCCGGAGCTGCTGCTCGCCCGCTCGGTGTCGGCCGAGGGGCGCGGCCGCGCCGTCGTCGGCGGCCGCAGTGCACCGGTCAGCGTGCTCAGCGAGCTCGCGGACCAGCTGGTCGTCGTGCACGGGCAGTCCGATCAGATCCGGCTCCGCTCGGCCGCCGCACAGCGCGACGCGCTCGACCGCTTCGGCGGACCCGAGCTGGGAGAGGCCCTGCGCGACTACGCGAGCGCCTTCGAGCGCTGGCGGGCCAACCGCGAGGAGCTCGACGAGCTGACCACGGCGCGCGAATCGCGGGCACGCGAGGCGGAGCGGCTCCGCAGCGCCCTCGCCGAGATCGAGGTGGTCGCCCCGCAGCGCGGTGAGGACGTCGAGCTCTCGACGCAGTCCGAGCGGCTCGGCAGCATCGAGCAGCTGCGCATCGCCGCGGGCGAGGCCCGCGAGGCCGTGTCCTCGGAGGAGCTCGACGGCCGGGACGCCCTCGGACTCGTCGAGATCGCGCGCCGGGTGCTCGAGCGCGCCGCCGAGCACGATGCTGCGCTGGAGCCGCTCACGCAGACCCTCGGCGAGGCGTCGGTGCTGCTCGGCGACGTCGCAGCCGGCCTCTCCTCCTACCTCGCCGAGCTCGACCTCGACGGCGCGCACGACCTGGAGCTGATCGAGAACCGCCGGGCGGAGCTCTCGGCACTCGCGCGCACCTACGGGCCCACGCTGGACGACGTGCTCGACCTGGTCGACTCCTCCGGCCTGCGCCTGCTCGAGCTCGACGGCGACGACGAGCGGATCGCGGCCCTCGAGGCCGACACGGCCGCGGACGCCGATCTGGTCGAGCGGCTCGCGGACCGGCTCACCGAGCTCCGGACCGCCGCCGCCGCCGAGCTGGGCGCGCGCGTCAGCGACGAGCTGACCGCCCTGGCCATGGCGGACGCCCGCCTGCACGTGCAGGTCGGCAGCGCGAACGAGCCGACGGTGCACGGACGCGACACGGTGGAGATGCTGCTGCAGCCGCACACCGGCGCCACTCCGCGCGCGCTGGCGAAGGGCGCCTCCGGGGGAGAGCTCTCGCGGGTGATGCTCGCGATCGAGGTCGTGGTGGCGGCGAACGATCCGGTGCCGACCTTCGTCTTCGACGAGGTCGACGCGGGGGTCGGCGGCGCGGCCGCGATCGAGATCGGGCGCCGACTCGCTCGGCTCGCCGAGACGTCGCAGGTCATCGTGGTGACGCACCTGGCCCAGGTCGCGGCGTTCGCCACCAACCACCTCCGGGTCGAGAAGGGCTCGGACGGCTCGGTCACCTCGAGCGCGGTGACCCAGCTGGACGCCGAGCAGCGGGTGTCCGAGATGGCGCGCCTGCTGTCCGGTCTGACCGACTCCGAGAACGCCCTGGCGCACGCGCGGGAGCTGCTCGAATCGAGCCGCCGCCGCTGA
- a CDS encoding NAD kinase, with the protein MQSPPGERNILVIAHTGRADSLDAAILVVGRLRGSGARPVLCADDKGDIVRNAPELSDVAVLGVDVPLEEIELVFVLGGDGTILRAAEIVRTGTAPLLGVNLGHVGFLAESERDDLDDAVARALDGDYAVEERMTLQVRVKIDDAVVYETWALNEATVEKGSRERMLEVMVGVDGRPLSSFGCDGIVVSTPTGSTAYAFSGGGPVVWPTLEAMLLVPLSAHALFARPLVVGPDSSLAVEVKERTDGVGVLWADGRRTYELPPGARVIYRRSPVPVRFARLHDAPFTDRLVQKFGLPIRGWRGSVETE; encoded by the coding sequence ATGCAGTCCCCTCCTGGCGAGCGCAACATCCTCGTCATCGCCCATACCGGACGGGCGGACTCCCTCGACGCGGCGATCCTCGTGGTCGGGCGCCTCCGCGGGTCCGGTGCCCGGCCCGTGCTCTGCGCCGACGACAAGGGCGACATCGTCCGGAACGCTCCCGAGCTGAGCGACGTCGCCGTGCTCGGCGTCGACGTCCCGCTGGAGGAGATCGAGCTGGTCTTCGTCCTGGGCGGAGACGGCACCATTCTGCGTGCCGCCGAGATCGTGCGGACCGGGACGGCCCCGCTTCTCGGCGTGAACCTCGGCCATGTCGGCTTCCTCGCCGAGAGCGAGCGAGACGACCTCGACGACGCGGTCGCCCGTGCTCTGGACGGCGACTACGCCGTCGAGGAGCGGATGACGCTGCAGGTGCGCGTCAAGATCGACGACGCGGTCGTCTACGAGACGTGGGCGCTCAACGAGGCGACCGTCGAGAAGGGCAGCCGCGAGCGGATGCTCGAGGTGATGGTCGGCGTCGACGGCCGCCCGCTCTCCAGCTTCGGCTGCGACGGGATCGTCGTGTCGACGCCCACCGGCTCGACCGCCTACGCCTTCTCCGGTGGCGGTCCCGTCGTCTGGCCCACCCTCGAGGCGATGCTGCTCGTGCCGCTCAGTGCGCACGCGCTGTTCGCCCGCCCGCTCGTCGTGGGGCCGGACTCCAGCCTCGCGGTCGAGGTGAAGGAGCGCACCGACGGTGTCGGCGTGCTGTGGGCCGACGGCCGGCGCACCTACGAGCTTCCGCCCGGGGCGCGGGTGATCTACCGCCGGTCGCCCGTGCCGGTGCGCTTCGCACGCCTGCACGACGCCCCGTTCACCGATCGCCTCGTGCAGAAGTTCGGTCTCCCCATCCGCGGATGGCGGGGGTCGGTGGAGACGGAGTAG
- a CDS encoding TlyA family RNA methyltransferase: protein MSDIEDQRLDTALATRGIARSRVHAARLIADGVVTVDGAPALKPSIRVRPDQEIAVASLDHYVSRAAHKLIAALDAFPTVEVEGSDALDVGASTGGFSQVLLERGVASVIALDVGHGQLAPRIRSDERVHVVEGFNAREMTATSLAAAAGSDTVPDLVVADVSFISLSMVLPAVAASVARTADFVVLVKPQFEVGRLGIKEGIVRDPELRREALSDVLWSAWDAGLGVVGLIASPLPGGAGNQEYLVHLHRDRGTIPTEWRDAVTALTLG from the coding sequence ATGAGCGACATCGAGGATCAGCGTCTCGACACCGCCCTCGCCACCAGGGGCATCGCGCGGTCGCGAGTGCATGCGGCGCGGCTGATCGCCGACGGCGTCGTCACGGTGGACGGTGCGCCGGCGCTCAAGCCGTCGATCCGAGTGCGTCCGGACCAGGAGATCGCGGTGGCCTCCCTCGATCACTACGTCAGCCGGGCGGCACACAAGCTGATCGCCGCACTGGACGCCTTCCCCACGGTGGAGGTGGAGGGGTCGGACGCGCTCGACGTCGGCGCCTCCACGGGCGGCTTCTCCCAGGTCCTCCTGGAACGCGGAGTCGCGTCGGTGATCGCGCTCGATGTCGGACACGGGCAGCTGGCTCCTCGGATCCGATCGGATGAGCGAGTGCACGTCGTCGAGGGCTTCAATGCGCGTGAGATGACGGCGACGTCGCTCGCAGCAGCCGCAGGATCCGACACCGTCCCGGACCTCGTCGTCGCCGACGTCTCCTTCATCTCCCTGTCGATGGTGCTCCCGGCCGTCGCCGCATCCGTCGCGCGGACCGCCGACTTCGTCGTGCTGGTGAAGCCGCAGTTCGAGGTGGGGCGCCTGGGCATCAAGGAGGGGATCGTCCGCGATCCCGAGCTCCGGCGCGAGGCGCTCTCGGACGTGCTGTGGTCCGCGTGGGACGCGGGGCTCGGAGTCGTCGGCCTGATCGCCTCGCCGCTCCCGGGTGGCGCTGGGAATCAGGAGTATCTGGTGCACCTCCACCGCGACCGCGGAACGATTCCGACAGAATGGAGGGACGCGGTCACCGCGCTCACCCTCGGATGA
- the tyrS gene encoding tyrosine--tRNA ligase — protein MTDQDSRGSATIPSLDPSFENVWDELVWRGAIHVSTDAAALRELLAGDPITYYCGFDPTAPSLHLGNLVQLIVLRRLQLAGHRPLGLVGGSTGLIGDPRPTAERTLNSRETVVEWVSRLQAQVSRFLSTEGENPLRLVNNLDWTAPMSAIDFLREIGKHFRVGTMLKKDAVSARLNSDAGISYTEFSYQILQGLDYLELYRQYGCVLQTGGSDQWGNLTSGTDLIHRTEGVSVHAIGTPLVMNSDGTKFGKSEGNAVWLDPSLTSPYAFYQFWLNTDDRDVAARLKTFTYLPRTEIERLEQASVEAPFKREAQRALASEVTTLVHGEAVTASVIAASSALFGRGSLEGIDAGILRGALQAVTTVEATASTPVVQAFVEAGLVASLGEARRAIGQGGLSVNNTAVSDDAAVLGDLPLIDGIAVLRRGKKSFAGAFIS, from the coding sequence GTGACCGATCAGGACTCCCGCGGATCCGCGACCATCCCGTCGCTCGATCCCTCGTTCGAGAACGTCTGGGACGAGCTCGTCTGGCGTGGCGCGATCCACGTGTCGACCGACGCGGCAGCGCTGCGCGAGCTCCTCGCCGGAGACCCGATCACCTACTACTGCGGCTTCGACCCGACCGCGCCGAGCCTGCACCTGGGCAACCTGGTGCAGCTGATCGTGCTCCGCCGGCTCCAGCTCGCCGGGCACCGGCCCCTCGGTCTCGTCGGCGGATCGACGGGCCTCATCGGAGATCCGCGGCCGACGGCGGAGCGGACGCTCAACTCCCGCGAGACGGTGGTCGAGTGGGTGTCCCGCCTGCAGGCGCAGGTGTCGCGGTTCCTCTCGACCGAGGGGGAGAACCCGCTGCGGCTGGTGAACAACCTGGACTGGACGGCGCCGATGTCGGCAATCGACTTCCTCCGGGAGATCGGCAAGCACTTCCGCGTGGGCACGATGCTCAAGAAGGACGCGGTCAGTGCACGCCTGAACTCCGACGCGGGGATCAGCTACACCGAGTTCAGCTACCAGATCCTGCAGGGACTGGACTACCTCGAGCTCTACCGCCAGTACGGCTGCGTCCTGCAGACGGGTGGCAGCGACCAGTGGGGCAACCTCACCAGCGGGACCGATCTGATCCACCGGACGGAGGGGGTCTCGGTGCACGCCATCGGGACGCCGCTGGTGATGAACTCCGACGGGACGAAGTTCGGCAAGAGCGAGGGCAACGCCGTCTGGCTCGACCCGTCGCTCACCAGCCCGTACGCGTTCTACCAGTTCTGGCTCAACACCGACGACCGCGACGTGGCGGCCCGGCTGAAGACCTTCACCTACCTGCCGCGCACCGAGATCGAGCGGCTCGAGCAGGCGAGTGTGGAAGCACCGTTCAAGCGGGAGGCGCAGCGCGCGCTCGCGAGCGAGGTCACCACTCTCGTGCACGGGGAGGCGGTGACGGCCTCGGTGATCGCGGCCTCCTCGGCGCTCTTCGGTCGCGGGTCGCTGGAGGGCATCGACGCGGGGATCCTGCGGGGGGCGCTCCAGGCGGTGACGACGGTCGAGGCGACCGCGTCGACCCCGGTGGTGCAGGCCTTCGTGGAGGCCGGACTCGTCGCGAGTCTCGGCGAGGCCCGCCGGGCGATCGGCCAGGGCGGTCTCTCGGTGAACAACACCGCGGTGTCGGACGACGCCGCCGTGCTCGGCGACCTCCCGCTGATCGACGGGATCGCCGTGCTGCGCCGCGGCAAGAAGAGCTTCGCCGGCGCCTTCATCTCCTGA
- a CDS encoding DNA-binding protein produces MFVITADQRDSRHDDDRVEQAITALLESEASSFVLPPERTAGDEFQFVLDRAEAVVSVVLALHRSGHWSIGLGIGAIERPLPRTTRAARGAAYFAARRAVEAAKGRATRFSLDPDSPGADHAGADSPEDAFPSVGDAQALFDPLLHLRDSRTPAGWEIVDLLDAGLSQKEAAERLAVSPQAVSLRVRTASARADGPARDALARLLTVVDRTLDPDAAASADPSAQGSTETSAPSASAPASERTPR; encoded by the coding sequence GTGTTCGTCATCACCGCCGATCAACGCGACAGTCGTCACGACGACGACCGGGTCGAGCAGGCGATCACCGCTCTGCTCGAATCGGAGGCGTCGTCCTTCGTGCTCCCTCCCGAGCGCACCGCGGGCGACGAGTTCCAGTTCGTGCTCGACCGCGCCGAGGCCGTCGTGTCCGTGGTCCTCGCGCTCCACCGCTCCGGGCACTGGAGCATCGGCCTCGGCATCGGCGCGATCGAGCGGCCGCTGCCCCGGACCACCCGTGCCGCCCGCGGAGCGGCGTACTTCGCGGCGCGTCGCGCGGTCGAGGCGGCGAAGGGACGGGCGACCCGCTTCTCCCTCGACCCCGACTCCCCCGGCGCGGACCACGCCGGCGCCGACTCCCCCGAGGACGCCTTCCCCTCGGTCGGCGACGCCCAGGCTCTGTTCGATCCGCTGCTCCACCTCCGGGACTCGCGGACCCCGGCCGGCTGGGAGATCGTCGACCTCCTGGACGCGGGGCTCTCGCAGAAGGAGGCGGCCGAGCGTCTCGCCGTCTCCCCCCAGGCGGTCAGCCTCCGGGTGCGGACCGCGAGCGCGCGCGCCGACGGACCGGCACGGGACGCCCTCGCCCGGCTGCTGACGGTGGTCGACCGTACGCTCGACCCCGACGCGGCGGCGAGCGCCGACCCGTCGGCGCAGGGCTCCACTGAGACCAGCGCCCCTTCCGCTTCCGCACCCGCTTCCGAGAGGACACCCCGATGA
- a CDS encoding DNA-3-methyladenine glycosylase: protein MPQPIDLSRSALEVAPDLLGAVLLHRTDEGVVGVRLTEVEAYLGLGEDPGSHAHRRRSPRNAPMFDEPGTVYAYFSYGMHTCVNLVCSPAGTASAVLLRAGEIVAGEELALLRRGPVRPRDLARGPARLAKALGVTLAESGDPMSAAFELLPREAPVAIEASARTGVSGEGGGDAFPWRFSISGDPTVSPYRRAVVRRRAESGGGQPAR, encoded by the coding sequence ATGCCGCAGCCGATCGACCTGTCGCGCTCGGCCCTCGAGGTCGCTCCCGATCTGCTCGGAGCGGTGCTGCTGCACCGCACCGACGAGGGCGTCGTCGGCGTCCGGCTGACCGAGGTCGAGGCGTACCTCGGACTCGGCGAGGACCCCGGATCGCACGCGCACCGGCGCCGGTCGCCGCGGAACGCGCCGATGTTCGACGAGCCGGGCACGGTCTACGCGTACTTCAGCTACGGCATGCACACCTGCGTGAACCTGGTCTGCTCGCCGGCGGGCACGGCGTCGGCGGTGCTGCTGCGCGCCGGCGAGATCGTCGCGGGGGAGGAGCTCGCGCTGCTCCGCCGAGGTCCGGTCCGCCCGAGGGACCTCGCCCGCGGTCCGGCGCGGCTCGCGAAGGCGCTCGGGGTGACCCTCGCGGAGTCGGGCGATCCGATGTCGGCGGCCTTCGAGCTGCTGCCGCGCGAGGCGCCGGTGGCGATCGAGGCGTCCGCGCGCACCGGGGTCTCCGGCGAAGGAGGGGGCGACGCCTTCCCCTGGCGGTTCTCGATCTCCGGCGACCCGACGGTCTCGCCGTACCGGCGTGCGGTCGTCCGCCGTCGCGCGGAGTCGGGCGGCGGTCAGCCCGCGAGGTAG
- the argH gene encoding argininosuccinate lyase: MTERPSARAGEAGALWGGRFAGGPSPELAALSKSTHFDWQLAEYDIAGSRAHARALATAGYLDDAELTGMLDALERLRSAVVEGRFTADDADEDVHGALERGLMLEAGPELGGKLRAGRSRNDQIATFVRMYLRDHAAVIAELVVQLIDAIAAQASAHPAAIMPGRTHLQHAQPVLLAHHLLAHAWALLRDLERLRDWAVRADVSPYGSGALAGSTLGLDAGAVARELGFAASVPNSIDGTASRDLVAEFAFVSAMIGIDVSRIAEEIILWNTREFAFVTLDDGYSTGSSIMPQKKNPDIAELARGKAGRLLGNLTGLLATLKALPLAYNRDLQEDKEPVFDSVTTLEVLLPAFSGMIATLTFHTDRMAELAPQGFSLATDVAEWLVKKHVPFRDAHEITGELVKLAETRGLGLEDLDDEALRSVSPLLTPDVRSVLSIEGSVASRDGVGGTAPDRVAEQLAQLTERVRVVRSALRGDAS, translated from the coding sequence ATGACGGAACGACCCTCCGCCCGCGCGGGCGAGGCCGGCGCGCTCTGGGGAGGCCGGTTCGCCGGCGGCCCGTCACCCGAGCTGGCCGCGCTCTCGAAGTCGACGCACTTCGACTGGCAGCTCGCCGAGTACGACATCGCAGGCTCCCGCGCGCACGCCCGTGCCCTCGCGACCGCCGGCTACCTCGACGACGCCGAGCTGACCGGGATGCTCGACGCGCTCGAGCGCCTGCGCTCAGCGGTGGTCGAGGGCCGCTTCACCGCGGACGACGCCGACGAGGACGTGCACGGAGCGCTCGAGCGCGGCCTGATGCTCGAGGCGGGCCCGGAGCTCGGCGGCAAGCTGCGCGCCGGGCGCTCGCGCAACGACCAGATCGCGACCTTCGTGCGGATGTACCTCCGCGACCACGCCGCGGTCATCGCCGAGCTGGTGGTGCAGCTGATCGATGCGATCGCCGCGCAGGCGTCGGCGCACCCCGCGGCGATCATGCCGGGCCGCACGCATCTGCAGCACGCGCAGCCGGTCCTGCTCGCGCACCACCTGCTCGCGCACGCCTGGGCGCTGCTGCGCGACCTCGAGCGCCTCCGCGACTGGGCGGTCCGTGCCGACGTGTCGCCGTACGGCTCCGGTGCGCTCGCCGGCTCGACCCTCGGACTCGACGCGGGGGCGGTCGCGCGCGAGCTCGGCTTCGCCGCGAGCGTGCCCAACTCGATCGACGGCACCGCGAGCCGCGACCTCGTCGCCGAGTTCGCCTTCGTGAGCGCGATGATCGGCATCGACGTCTCGCGGATCGCGGAGGAGATCATCCTCTGGAACACGCGCGAGTTCGCCTTCGTCACCCTCGACGACGGCTACTCGACCGGGTCGTCGATCATGCCGCAGAAGAAGAACCCCGACATCGCCGAGCTCGCCCGCGGCAAGGCGGGTCGGCTGCTCGGCAACCTGACAGGCCTGCTCGCGACGCTGAAGGCGCTCCCGCTCGCGTACAACCGCGACCTGCAGGAGGACAAGGAGCCGGTCTTCGACTCGGTGACCACGCTCGAGGTGCTCCTCCCCGCGTTCAGCGGGATGATCGCCACGCTGACCTTCCACACCGACCGGATGGCCGAGCTCGCCCCGCAGGGCTTCTCGCTCGCGACCGACGTCGCCGAGTGGCTGGTGAAGAAGCACGTGCCGTTTCGAGACGCGCACGAGATCACCGGCGAGCTGGTCAAGCTCGCCGAGACGCGCGGCCTCGGCCTCGAGGACCTCGACGACGAGGCGCTGCGCTCGGTATCGCCGCTGCTGACGCCCGACGTCCGCTCGGTGCTCAGCATCGAGGGCTCGGTCGCCAGCCGCGACGGCGTCGGCGGCACCGCACCCGACCGCGTGGCCGAGCAGCTCGCGCAGCTGACCGAGCGCGTGCGGGTCGTCCGATCCGCCCTCCGCGGGGACGCGTCGTGA
- the argF gene encoding ornithine carbamoyltransferase, whose translation MTRHFLRDDDITPAEQAEILDLALELKRDRFSRTPLAGPQTVAVIFDKSSTRTRVSFAVGIADLGGSPLIISTASSQLGGKETASDTARVLERQVAAIVWRTYAQSGLEEMAAGTRVPVVNALSDEFHPCQLLADLLTIREHRGRLAGLTLTFFGDGASNMAHSYLLAGATAGMHVRIVSPADYAPDPAVLADAQRIAATTGGSATTTTDPAAGAAGSDIVITDTWVSMGKEEEKAARVATFRDYRVDSDTMAAAASDALFLHCLPADRGYEVTAEVIDGPQSVIWDEAENRLHAQKALLVWLLERAGTPDAAQ comes from the coding sequence GTGACCCGCCACTTCCTCCGCGACGACGACATCACCCCCGCCGAGCAGGCCGAGATCCTCGACCTCGCCCTCGAGCTCAAGCGCGACCGCTTCTCGCGCACCCCGCTCGCCGGCCCGCAGACCGTCGCGGTCATCTTCGACAAGTCCTCCACCCGCACCCGGGTGTCCTTCGCCGTCGGCATCGCCGATCTCGGCGGAAGCCCGCTGATCATCTCGACCGCGAGCAGCCAGCTCGGCGGCAAGGAGACCGCGTCGGACACCGCGCGCGTGCTCGAGCGCCAGGTCGCGGCCATCGTCTGGCGCACCTACGCGCAGTCCGGGCTGGAGGAGATGGCGGCGGGCACCCGCGTCCCCGTCGTCAACGCGCTCTCGGACGAGTTCCACCCCTGCCAGCTGCTCGCCGACCTGCTGACGATCCGCGAGCACCGCGGTCGCCTCGCCGGGCTCACGCTGACCTTCTTCGGCGACGGCGCGAGCAACATGGCGCACTCCTACCTGCTGGCCGGCGCGACGGCGGGGATGCACGTCCGGATCGTCTCGCCCGCGGACTACGCTCCCGACCCGGCCGTGCTCGCGGACGCCCAGCGCATCGCGGCCACCACCGGCGGCTCGGCCACCACCACGACCGACCCGGCCGCGGGTGCCGCCGGCTCGGACATCGTGATCACCGACACCTGGGTCTCGATGGGCAAGGAGGAGGAGAAGGCCGCACGGGTCGCCACCTTCCGCGACTACCGGGTCGACTCCGACACGATGGCGGCCGCCGCCTCCGACGCGCTCTTCCTGCACTGCCTGCCCGCCGACCGCGGCTACGAGGTGACCGCCGAGGTCATCGACGGGCCGCAGAGCGTGATCTGGGATGAGGCGGAGAACCGCCTGCACGCCCAGAAGGCCCTGCTGGTCTGGCTCCTCGAGCGCGCCGGCACCCCCGACGCCGCTCAGTAG
- a CDS encoding acetylornithine transaminase, translating into MSTDTATSASAPEVPSSAPAVEAASDRTAEARDRYAAAMMQTFAAPLAVLERGEGCRVWDVDGREYLDFLGGIAVNSLGHAHPVFVEAVTSQAGALAHVSNYFATAPQIRLAEKLRELTGAGEAGRVYFANSGTEANEAAFKLARLHGAGGRHRILALQNAFHGRTMGALAMTGKAAMRAPFEPMPGGVEHVEATIEALEAAIDESVAALIVEPIQGEAGVIPLPDGFLERARELTLEHGVLLIVDEIQTGIGRTGSWFAYQRAGILPDAITLAKGLGGGFPVGALVTFGAASELLQKGHHGSTFGGNPLATAVAGAVIGEIERADLLRNARERGAQLTGGVLGLGSPLIAGVRGAGLLLGIALSEPVAARLAATAMAEGLIVNAPNESSIRIAPPLIITAADVDEFVARFGRAVQALDA; encoded by the coding sequence ATGTCCACCGACACCGCTACCAGCGCCTCCGCGCCCGAAGTGCCTTCCTCCGCACCGGCCGTGGAGGCCGCCTCCGACCGCACCGCCGAGGCGCGCGACCGCTACGCCGCCGCGATGATGCAGACCTTCGCCGCCCCGCTCGCCGTGCTCGAGCGCGGTGAGGGCTGCCGGGTCTGGGACGTCGACGGCCGCGAGTACCTCGACTTCCTCGGCGGGATCGCCGTGAACTCCCTCGGCCATGCGCACCCGGTCTTCGTCGAGGCCGTGACCTCCCAGGCCGGCGCGCTCGCGCACGTCTCCAACTATTTCGCCACCGCCCCGCAGATCCGGCTGGCCGAGAAGCTCCGCGAGCTCACCGGCGCGGGCGAGGCGGGCCGCGTCTACTTCGCGAACTCCGGCACCGAGGCGAACGAGGCGGCCTTCAAGCTCGCCCGCCTGCACGGGGCCGGCGGCCGGCACCGCATCCTGGCGCTGCAGAACGCCTTCCACGGGCGCACGATGGGCGCCCTGGCGATGACCGGCAAGGCCGCGATGCGCGCGCCGTTCGAGCCGATGCCCGGTGGAGTGGAGCACGTCGAGGCGACGATCGAGGCCCTCGAGGCCGCGATCGACGAGTCGGTCGCCGCGCTGATCGTCGAGCCGATCCAGGGTGAGGCGGGCGTCATCCCGCTGCCGGACGGCTTCCTGGAGCGTGCCCGTGAGCTCACGCTCGAGCACGGTGTCCTGCTGATCGTCGACGAGATCCAGACCGGGATCGGCCGCACCGGCAGCTGGTTCGCCTACCAGCGGGCCGGCATCCTGCCCGACGCGATCACCTTGGCCAAGGGCCTCGGCGGCGGCTTCCCGGTCGGCGCCCTGGTCACCTTCGGCGCGGCCTCCGAGCTGCTGCAGAAGGGCCACCACGGCAGCACCTTCGGCGGCAACCCGCTCGCGACCGCGGTCGCCGGCGCGGTGATCGGCGAGATCGAGCGCGCCGATCTGCTCCGGAACGCCCGGGAGCGCGGCGCGCAGCTGACCGGGGGCGTGCTCGGCCTCGGCTCACCGCTGATCGCCGGCGTGCGTGGCGCCGGTCTTCTGCTCGGCATCGCGCTCAGCGAACCCGTCGCCGCCCGGCTCGCGGCCACCGCGATGGCGGAGGGACTCATCGTCAACGCGCCGAACGAGTCCAGCATCCGGATCGCGCCGCCCCTGATCATCACCGCCGCCGACGTCGACGAGTTCGTCGCCCGCTTCGGCCGCGCGGTGCAGGCGCTCGACGCCTGA
- the argB gene encoding acetylglutamate kinase translates to MSAENPVSTDDPTEAETLALRDAVAVKAGTLIESLPWLQRFHGRTMVIKFGGNAMVSEELQRAFAQDIVYLHYAGIRPVVVHGGGPQISAMLDRLGIASEFRGGYRVTSPEAMDVVRMVLTGSISRDIVRRINEHGPLAAGISGEDAGLFVGRRRGVVLDGVEHDLGLVGDVISVDPAAVLAQLDAGRIPVVSSIAPDSDDPTQSLNVNADAAAAALAVAVGAEKLVILTDVPGLYADWPDRDSLVSHIASDELAALLPSLESGMIPKMTACLDAVLGGVPKAAIIDGRVPHSMLLEVFTSEGVGTEVVASADPRDRERTSGR, encoded by the coding sequence ATGAGCGCCGAGAACCCGGTGAGCACCGACGATCCGACCGAGGCCGAGACCCTCGCGCTGCGCGACGCCGTGGCCGTCAAGGCCGGCACCCTGATCGAATCGCTGCCCTGGCTGCAGCGGTTCCACGGCAGGACGATGGTGATCAAGTTCGGCGGCAACGCCATGGTGTCGGAGGAGCTCCAGCGCGCCTTCGCGCAGGACATCGTCTACCTGCACTACGCCGGCATCCGTCCGGTCGTCGTGCACGGCGGCGGCCCGCAGATCTCGGCGATGCTCGACCGGCTCGGCATCGCCAGCGAGTTCCGCGGCGGCTACCGGGTGACCAGTCCCGAGGCGATGGACGTCGTGCGGATGGTGCTCACCGGCAGCATCAGCCGCGACATCGTCCGGCGGATCAACGAGCACGGGCCGCTGGCCGCCGGGATCTCCGGTGAGGACGCCGGGCTCTTCGTCGGCCGTCGTCGCGGCGTCGTGTTGGACGGGGTCGAGCACGACCTGGGCCTCGTCGGCGACGTGATCTCCGTCGATCCCGCCGCCGTCCTCGCCCAGCTCGACGCCGGCCGGATCCCGGTCGTCTCCTCGATCGCGCCCGACTCCGACGACCCGACGCAGTCGCTGAACGTGAACGCCGACGCCGCCGCGGCAGCGCTCGCCGTCGCCGTCGGCGCCGAGAAGCTCGTGATCCTCACCGACGTCCCCGGGCTGTACGCCGACTGGCCCGACCGCGACTCCCTCGTGTCGCACATCGCCTCCGACGAGCTCGCGGCCCTGCTGCCCTCGCTCGAGTCGGGGATGATCCCCAAGATGACGGCGTGCCTCGACGCGGTGCTCGGCGGGGTGCCGAAGGCCGCGATCATCGACGGCCGCGTCCCGCACTCGATGCTGCTCGAGGTCTTCACCTCCGAGGGCGTCGGCACCGAGGTCGTCGCCTCAGCCGATCCTCGCGACCGGGAGCGAACGTCGGGCCGCTGA